Proteins encoded together in one Spodoptera frugiperda isolate SF20-4 chromosome 15, AGI-APGP_CSIRO_Sfru_2.0, whole genome shotgun sequence window:
- the LOC118274449 gene encoding ras-related protein Rab-44 isoform X2: MRDEEPPLPPASPSPARPAPSRLRRTLHTLRTPFRPGSPFHIGLIKRTGSSKSVASDGEIGRDERTMRKRNKKNRDAASDASRSTDSSPSVDKKKKEGNTFMRRMGSFGKKRASDSPQPPSETKPSSAEPTTSESTATKSTTTEPITTEVTKAEPSAVDTTATDTTTTEQSHITSPDSELPTPVPVSPIAVEHPVATRPFSKSAWKRNSEPEMEKPVEDPSPENALRRRIAFVAQASACLSEDHDDGERGGTEVGSLEEAVALARERLSVPAPPSPTQSRDDDTEEEGYSDAMPAYGDLIEPDGNAGSDGAPSHASPSAERREHLYKILVIGELGTGKTSIIKRYVHQFFSQHYRATIGVDFALKVLNWDANTIIRLQLWDIAGQERFGNMTRVYYKEAVGAFIVFDVSRVATFDAVVKWKNDLDAKVQLPDGSPIPCILLANKCDQQKEGIVNSQAKMEEYCREKGFAGWFETSAKENINIEEAARSLVNKILLNDKLLQSNDNRDGDKFALDHKIANGENSRDGSSKSCSC, from the exons ATGCGGGACGAGGAACCCCCCCTGCCGCCCGCCTCGCCGTCGCCCGCACGCCCCGCGCCCTCGCGCCTTCGTCGCACTCTACACACGCTACGAACGCCGTTCCGGCCTGGTTCGCCCTTCCACATCGGCTTGATCAAGCGCACAGGCTCCTCCAAATCCGTTGCCTCAGACGGTGAGATCGGCCGCGACGAACGCACGATGCGTAAGCGAAATAAGAAAAACCGCGACGCGGCTAGCGACGCGTCACGCAGCACCGACAGCTCGCCCAGCGTCGACAAGAAGAAAAAGGAGGGAAACACCTTCATGCGCCGGATGGGGAGCTTTGGTAAGAAGCGTGCTAGTGACTCACCACAACCACCCTCGGAAACTAAACCTTCATCGGCAGAACCAACTACATCAGAGTCTACCGCAACAAAGTCAACCACAACGGAACCAATCACAACAGAGGTAACCAAAGCAGAGCCATCTGCAGTAGACACAACCGCAACGGATACAACCACGACAGAGCAATCCCATATAACATCCCCTGACTCAGAACTACCAACCCCTGTTCCGGTGAGTCCTATTGCTGTAGAACACCCTGTTGCGACGAGACCATTTTCCAAGTCGGCATGGAAGCGCAACAGCGAGCCGGAAATGGAAAAGCCTGTGGAGGACCCTAGCCCGGAGAATGCACTACGCAGACGAATTGCATTCGTAGCTCAAGCGTCGGCTTGCCTTTCGGAGGACCACGATGACGGAGAGAGGGGAGGCACCGAGGTGGGGTCGCTGGAAGAGGCGGTGGCGCTGGCGCGCGAGCGGCTGTCCGTGCCCGCGCCGCCCTCGCCGACACAGTCGCGCGACGACGACACGGAAGAGGAGGGGTACTCGGACGCGATGCCCGCGTACGGAGACCTCATCGAGCCCGACGGCAACGCTGGGAGCGACGGCGCACCG TCACACGCGTCACCCAGCGCAGAGCGTAGGGAGCACCTATACAAGATCCTGGTGATCGGAGAGCTGGGGACCGGGAAGACGTCCATCATCAAGCGATATGTGCACCAGTTCTTCAGCCAACACTACAGAGCCACCATCGGCGTGGACTTCGCGCTTAAAGTCCTCAATTGGGATGCGAACACTATCATCCGTTTGCAGTTATGGGATATCGCAG GTCAAGAGCGGTTCGGCAACATGACCCGTGTGTACTACAAGGAGGCTGTGGGCGCGTTCATAGTCTTCGACGTGTCCAGGGTTGCGACCTTCGACGCTGTGGTCAAATGGAAGAACGACCTGGACGCCAAAGTCCAACTACCTGACGGATCGCCCATACCTTGCATATTGTTGGCAAATAAG TGCGACCAACAAAAGGAAGGCATAGTAAACTCTCAAGCCAAAATGGAAGAATACTGTCGCGAGAAAGGATTCGCCGGTTGGTTTGAAACGTCGGCCaaagaaaatatcaatattgaAGAGGCAGCCAGGTCATTAGTTAATAAG
- the LOC118274449 gene encoding uncharacterized protein LOC118274449 isoform X1, with translation MRDEEPPLPPASPSPARPAPSRLRRTLHTLRTPFRPGSPFHIGLIKRTGSSKSVASDGEIGRDERTMRKRNKKNRDAASDASRSTDSSPSVDKKKKEGNTFMRRMGSFGKKRASDSPQPPSETKPSSAEPTTSESTATKSTTTEPITTEVTKAEPSAVDTTATDTTTTEQSHITSPDSELPTPVPVSPIAVEHPVATRPFSKSAWKRNSEPEMEKPVEDPSPENALRRRIAFVAQASACLSEDHDDGERGGTEVGSLEEAVALARERLSVPAPPSPTQSRDDDTEEEGYSDAMPAYGDLIEPDGNAGSDGAPVSVVCCERRVRGRGALSGRRVSERCARAMTFEEAGDDSYLTVCECCGFSAETAVLFPSHASPSAERREHLYKILVIGELGTGKTSIIKRYVHQFFSQHYRATIGVDFALKVLNWDANTIIRLQLWDIAGQERFGNMTRVYYKEAVGAFIVFDVSRVATFDAVVKWKNDLDAKVQLPDGSPIPCILLANKCDQQKEGIVNSQAKMEEYCREKGFAGWFETSAKENINIEEAARSLVNKILLNDKLLQSNDNRDGDKFALDHKIANGENSRDGSSKSCSC, from the exons ATGCGGGACGAGGAACCCCCCCTGCCGCCCGCCTCGCCGTCGCCCGCACGCCCCGCGCCCTCGCGCCTTCGTCGCACTCTACACACGCTACGAACGCCGTTCCGGCCTGGTTCGCCCTTCCACATCGGCTTGATCAAGCGCACAGGCTCCTCCAAATCCGTTGCCTCAGACGGTGAGATCGGCCGCGACGAACGCACGATGCGTAAGCGAAATAAGAAAAACCGCGACGCGGCTAGCGACGCGTCACGCAGCACCGACAGCTCGCCCAGCGTCGACAAGAAGAAAAAGGAGGGAAACACCTTCATGCGCCGGATGGGGAGCTTTGGTAAGAAGCGTGCTAGTGACTCACCACAACCACCCTCGGAAACTAAACCTTCATCGGCAGAACCAACTACATCAGAGTCTACCGCAACAAAGTCAACCACAACGGAACCAATCACAACAGAGGTAACCAAAGCAGAGCCATCTGCAGTAGACACAACCGCAACGGATACAACCACGACAGAGCAATCCCATATAACATCCCCTGACTCAGAACTACCAACCCCTGTTCCGGTGAGTCCTATTGCTGTAGAACACCCTGTTGCGACGAGACCATTTTCCAAGTCGGCATGGAAGCGCAACAGCGAGCCGGAAATGGAAAAGCCTGTGGAGGACCCTAGCCCGGAGAATGCACTACGCAGACGAATTGCATTCGTAGCTCAAGCGTCGGCTTGCCTTTCGGAGGACCACGATGACGGAGAGAGGGGAGGCACCGAGGTGGGGTCGCTGGAAGAGGCGGTGGCGCTGGCGCGCGAGCGGCTGTCCGTGCCCGCGCCGCCCTCGCCGACACAGTCGCGCGACGACGACACGGAAGAGGAGGGGTACTCGGACGCGATGCCCGCGTACGGAGACCTCATCGAGCCCGACGGCAACGCTGGGAGCGACGGCGCACCGGTGAGTGTGGTGTGTTGTGAGCGGCGCGTGCGCGGCCGCGGCGCGCTCAGTGGCCGAAGGGTCTCCGAGCGATGCGCGCGCGCCATGACCTTCGAGGAGGCGGGTGACGACTCCTACCTCACAGTGTGCGAGTGCTGCGGCTTCAGCGCTGAGACGGCCGTGTTGTTCCCA TCACACGCGTCACCCAGCGCAGAGCGTAGGGAGCACCTATACAAGATCCTGGTGATCGGAGAGCTGGGGACCGGGAAGACGTCCATCATCAAGCGATATGTGCACCAGTTCTTCAGCCAACACTACAGAGCCACCATCGGCGTGGACTTCGCGCTTAAAGTCCTCAATTGGGATGCGAACACTATCATCCGTTTGCAGTTATGGGATATCGCAG GTCAAGAGCGGTTCGGCAACATGACCCGTGTGTACTACAAGGAGGCTGTGGGCGCGTTCATAGTCTTCGACGTGTCCAGGGTTGCGACCTTCGACGCTGTGGTCAAATGGAAGAACGACCTGGACGCCAAAGTCCAACTACCTGACGGATCGCCCATACCTTGCATATTGTTGGCAAATAAG TGCGACCAACAAAAGGAAGGCATAGTAAACTCTCAAGCCAAAATGGAAGAATACTGTCGCGAGAAAGGATTCGCCGGTTGGTTTGAAACGTCGGCCaaagaaaatatcaatattgaAGAGGCAGCCAGGTCATTAGTTAATAAG